The following are encoded together in the Phaseolus vulgaris cultivar G19833 chromosome 9, P. vulgaris v2.0, whole genome shotgun sequence genome:
- the LOC137820392 gene encoding PX domain-containing protein EREL1-like, which translates to MQRRSPPKHRHDGTSPLPLGMDWSPAPRKWNGQDTVWPHNHRTGWSYCVTIPSWSFVPKSRNSDPVVFYRVQVGVQSPEGITRLHGVLRRFNDFLKLFADLKKEFPRKNIPPAPPKGLLRLKSRALLEERRCSLEEWITKLLSDIDVSRCAAVASFLELEAAARFSFQDASQQNSVTDPDSNNTVYSVQSPHQSSLSLLAGSSSVASDYGSDTAYEPSDLGTPRVGQDDNSDVGTDDLTLDEDMSNPIEKLVKYGISNIDEGLFMGQTILEQLEGLPRHKANARHVNYVTQKDRNNGNLYDSSLLANNTMELFSEPGHAKVVGHVRKLSNESFGSDGSSLRGSDISNFGIPNSSGDGSHDLPGSASVSRDTDIMGHTKLKPTGDTQLVFPVDQRNKLNRILSTMQRRLGTAKTDTEDLIVRLNQEITAKDFLATKVKDLEVELETTKQKNKENLQQAILIERERFTQMQWDMEELRRKSMEMEMKLKSESGGNSYQNSAKESIVHQNDVLLQNLETTKEHLEMLSKQYGELEAKSKADVKVLVKEVKSLRNSQTKLKKELSESIKENSETEKLLLHEREKREQAEAARRKLLEKCRFLFNQLQESNVSLPYECEDRTVMNSSSLSDAFNKLTTSDDQMDIVLSEVENLDKEYGSAASNVDKANGIKDGVICDDEVGKIIADLFMDNVRLRKQTNRVTRHTLKLDMTASDDTPSMETVSSI; encoded by the exons ATGCAGAGACGAAGTCCTCCGAAGCACAGGCACGATGGAACTTCGCCGCTGCCTCTCGGCATGGATTGGAGCCCCGCGCCTCGGAAATGG AATGGGCAAGATACAGTATGGCCACACAATCATCGTACTGGTTGGAGTTATTGTGTCACGATACCTTCTTGGTCCTTTGTTCCAAAATCAAGGAATTCAGATCCTGTAGTG TTCTACAGGGTTCAAGTTGGTGTACAGTCACCGGAAGGGATTACAAGGCTCCATGGAGTATTAAGAAGGTTCAATgattttttaaagttgtttgCTGAT CTTAAAAAGGAGTTTCCCAGGAAAAATATCCCTCCAGCACCACCCAAGGGACTCTTGCGATTGAAAAGCAGAGCTTTGTTAGAAGAG AGAAGGTGCTCTTTGGAAGAGTGGATCACGAAACTACTGTCTGACATTGATGTATCAAGATGTGCTGCAGTGGCATCATTTCTCGAACTAGAAGCAGCTGCTAGATTTT CATTCCAAGATGCAAGCCAGCAAAATTCTGTAACAGATCCTGATTCTAATAACACGGTTTATTCTGTGCAATCACCTCACCAGTCAAGCTTATCACTACTTGCTGGCAGTTCGTCTGTTGCCTCCGATTATGGTAGTGATACTGCATATGAGCCATCTGACCTAGGAACACCAAGAGTTGGACAGGATGATAATTCTGATGTTGGTACAGATGATCTAACATTAGATGAAGATATGTCAAATCCAATAGAAAAACTTGTGAAATATGGCATATCAAATATTGACGAAGGTTTGTTTATGGGTCAGACTATTCTAGAGCAATTGGAAGGCCTTCCTAGGCATAAAGCAAATGCCAGACATGTGAACTATGTTACACAGAAGGACAGAAATAATGGAAATTTATATGATTCTTCACTTTTAGCTAATAATACCATGGAACTTTTCTCTGAGCCTGGGCATGCCAAGGTTGTTGGTCATGTTCGTAAGCTTTCAAATGAGAGTTTTGGAAGTGATGGAAGTTCATTACGAGGTAGTGACATCTCTAATTTTGGGATTCCAAATTCCTCTGGTGATGGCTCTCATGACCTTCCTGGATCTGCTTCGGTTTCAAGGGACACAGATATTATGGGCCACACAAAGTTAAAGCCTACTGGTGATACTCAGTTAGTCTTTCCAGTAGATCAACGCAATAAATTGAACAGGATTCTTTCAACCATGCAACGAAGGCTAGGCACTGCAAAAACAGATACGGAGGACCTTATAGTTAGATTAAATCAAGAAATAACTGCAAAGGATTTTCTTGCAACTAAG GTCAAGGATTTGGAAGTAGAACTTGAAACTACCAAACAGAAAAATAAGGAGAACTTGCAGCAGGCTATTCTAATTGAGAGGGAAAGGTTTACCCAAATGCAGTGGGATATGGAGGAACTTAGACGAAAATCAATGGAAATGGAGATGAAACTAAAGTCAGAATCG GGGGGGAATTCTTACCAGAATTCAGCAAAGGAATCAATTGTTCACCAGAATGATGTACTGTTACAGAATTTAGAAACTACTAAAGAGCATCTAGAAATGTTGTCAAAACAGTATGGAGAGCTAGAAGCAAAATCCAAGGCGGATGTTAAAGTTCTGGTTAAAGAGGTCAAATCTCTTCGTAATTCCCAAACAAAGTTAAAGAAAGAGCTTAGTGAGTCGATAAAGGAAAACAGTGAAACTGAG AAACTACTACTTCACGAAAGAGAGAAGAGGGAACAGGCAGAAGCTGCGCGGAGAAAACTGCTTGAGAAATGCAGGTTTCTTTTCAACCAGCTTCAAGAGAGCAATGTCAGTCTTCCTTATGAATGTGAAGATAGGACAGTCATGAATTCATCGTCATTGAGTGATGCCTTTAATAAATTAACAACATCCGATGACCAAATGGACATCGTACTATCAGAA GTAGAAAACTTAGATAAGGAATATGGAAGTGCGGCTTCCAATGTAGATAAAGCCAATGGCATAAAAGATGGTGTAATCTGTGATGATGAAGTGGGTAAGATCATAGCAGACTTGTTTATGGATAATGTTAGACTGAGAAAACAGACAAACCGTGTCACAAGGCATACTCTGAAATTGGACATGACAGCAAGTGATGATACCCCTTCAATGGAAACTGTATCAAGTATTTAG
- the LOC137823057 gene encoding adenine phosphoribosyltransferase 5-like, producing the protein MFAEENGLKGDPRLQAISQAIRVVPHFPKHGIMFQDITTLLLDHKAFKDTVDIFVDRYRDMHISVVAGIEARGFLFGPSVALGIGAKFVPLRKPRKLPGEVISEKYALEYGTDCLELHVGAVQPGERAIVIDDLVATGGTLSAGVKLLERVGAEVVECACVIGVPDVKGQCRLIGKPLYVLVEPRKADKCYKEM; encoded by the exons ATGTTTGCAGAAGAGAATGGCCTTAAGGGAGACCCCAGACTTCAAGCCATTTCCCAAGCCATCAGAGTCGTCCCTCACTTCCCCAAACATG GAATAATGTTCCAAGACATAACGACATTGCTGTTGGATCACAAGGCGTTTAAAGACACGGTCGACATTTTTGTCGATCGTTACAGAGACATGCACATTTCCGTTGTTGCCG GAATTGAGGCAAGGGGATTCTTGTTTGGTCCTTCAGTTGCGTTGGGCATTGGTGCAAAGTTTGTCCCCTTACGCAAACCACGGAAGCTGCCAG GTGAAGTAATTTCAGAAAAATATGCTCTAGAATACGGAACTGATTGTTTGGAGTTGCATGTTGGTGCTGTCCAGCCGGGTGAACGGGCCATAGTAATTGATGACTTGGTGGCCACAGGTGGAACTCTGTCAGCAGGAGTAAAACTTCTAG AACGTGTTGGTGCTGAAGTAGTGGAATGTGCTTGTGTCATTGGTGTGCCTGATGTCAAG gGGCAGTGCAGGCTTATTGGAAAGCCACTTTATGTTCTTGTTGAGCCGCGTAAAGCAGATAAATGTTATAAAG AGATGTGA
- the LOC137822244 gene encoding secreted RxLR effector protein 161-like produces the protein MQLEGLDFLDTFALVAKLTTLCLLLAVASSHNWDLKQLDVNNAFLHGDLLEEVYMKPPPGLLFLIHNSFANYNDPFMGCDRLTGNDITFSVNKLSQFVSAPTTVHQQAAFRILWYLKNAPDNGIFLSAANTPQLKAYSDSDWATCPETRKSVTGLSIYLGESLISWKSKKQ, from the exons ATGCAACTTGAAGGGCTCGACTTTCTTGACACCTTTGCCCTTGTCGCAAAGCTTACCACCCTATGTCTTCTTCTGGCTGTAGCTTCGTCACACAACTGGGATCTCAAACAACTAGACGTTAATAATGCCTTCCTCCATGGAGACCTACTTGAAGAAGTCTACATGAAACCACCACCTGGGTTGTTGTTCCTAATTCACAATTCGTTTGCAAACTACAACGATCCCTTTATGGGATGCGATAGGCTGACAGGCAATG ACATCACATTCAGTGTGAACAAGCTCAGTCAGTTTGTCTCTGCACCCACAACTGTTCACCAACAGGCTGCCTTTCGTATCCTTTGGTATCTAAAGAATGCACCTGACAATGGCATCTTTCTATCAGCAGCAAACACTCCTCAGCTAAAGGCATATAGCGACTCAGATTGGGCTACATGTCCAGAGACAAGAAAGTCTGTCACGGGGCTTTCCATTTATCTTGGTGAGTCTCTTATTTCTTGGAAATCCAAGAAGCAATGA